A window of the Burkholderia sp. 9120 genome harbors these coding sequences:
- a CDS encoding phage tail protein I, with the protein MSNLLPPNSTVHERNIATVNARISDIQSPLRDLMNPDTIPLALLPWLAWHLGVDAWKDYWPEQIKRARVKAAIPIARKKGTAAAVREVVATFGGNIALREWFQMTPPGVPGTFDIVMTVSARDGVPATAAYVADIIAEIDRTKPVKAHYTFTQGYSIQGAQRVAAAFRPALYRRLTLTDK; encoded by the coding sequence ATGTCTAACCTGCTGCCCCCGAATTCGACGGTGCATGAACGCAATATCGCGACCGTCAACGCCCGTATCAGCGACATTCAATCGCCGCTGCGCGACCTGATGAACCCGGACACGATCCCGCTCGCGCTGCTGCCGTGGCTCGCGTGGCACCTCGGCGTCGACGCGTGGAAAGACTACTGGCCCGAACAGATTAAGCGTGCGCGGGTCAAGGCCGCGATCCCGATCGCGCGGAAGAAGGGCACGGCGGCGGCCGTGCGTGAAGTCGTCGCCACGTTCGGCGGAAATATCGCGCTGCGTGAATGGTTCCAGATGACGCCCCCCGGCGTGCCTGGCACGTTCGACATTGTGATGACCGTAAGCGCGCGCGACGGCGTGCCGGCCACGGCCGCGTATGTCGCCGACATCATCGCCGAGATCGACCGCACGAAGCCGGTCAAGGCTCACTACACCTTCACGCAAGGCTATTCGATTCAAGGCGCGCAACGCGTTGCAGCGGCCTTTCGGCCGGCCCTGTACCGCCGCCTCACACTTACGGATAAATGA
- a CDS encoding phage major tail tube protein, with product MGMPRKMKGFNLFHNGTNFVGQTKEITLPKLTRKMEDYQGGGMSGPIQIDFGQEAIQLEWTCGGFMPDVLKQYGITKHDGVLLRFAGGYQAEDKGGYDSIEVVVKGRHKEIDFGSAKPKEDTEMKMTTVASYYKLSVNGEDLIEMDFINMIEKINGVDLLQQLRNAIGL from the coding sequence ATGGGCATGCCACGCAAAATGAAGGGCTTCAACCTGTTTCATAACGGGACGAACTTTGTCGGGCAAACGAAGGAAATCACGCTGCCGAAGCTGACGCGCAAGATGGAGGACTATCAGGGCGGCGGCATGAGCGGCCCGATTCAGATCGACTTCGGGCAGGAGGCGATCCAGCTCGAATGGACGTGCGGCGGCTTCATGCCGGACGTTCTCAAGCAATACGGCATCACGAAACACGATGGCGTTTTGCTGCGATTCGCGGGCGGCTATCAGGCCGAAGACAAGGGAGGCTACGACTCGATCGAAGTCGTCGTGAAGGGCCGGCACAAGGAAATCGACTTCGGCTCCGCGAAGCCGAAGGAAGACACCGAAATGAAGATGACGACCGTGGCGAGCTATTACAAGCTTTCCGTGAACGGCGAAGACCTCATTGAGATGGACTTCATCAACATGATCGAGAAGATCAACGGCGTCGACCTGCTGCAGCAACTTCGCAACGCGATCGGCCTGTAA
- a CDS encoding phage tail assembly chaperone, with product MEPILYTHDMLITVIQTKFPALVHGRDFLVGHPVDPDTNRQTGEPFIAVWKSAEIPQPDAGTLKAEFAANESTYRAMLIRTYRDRLLVATDGKANPPQDAPPDVKAQAAAWQQYRQTLRDLTGQPDFPFDVQWPVMPA from the coding sequence ATGGAACCCATTCTGTACACGCACGACATGCTGATAACCGTCATCCAGACGAAGTTTCCCGCGCTGGTTCACGGCCGCGATTTTCTCGTCGGGCATCCCGTTGATCCGGACACGAACAGGCAGACCGGCGAACCGTTCATTGCGGTCTGGAAAAGCGCCGAAATTCCGCAGCCCGACGCCGGCACGCTCAAAGCGGAGTTCGCCGCGAACGAGTCGACCTACCGCGCGATGCTGATCCGCACGTACCGCGACCGGCTGCTCGTCGCGACGGACGGCAAGGCCAATCCGCCGCAGGATGCGCCGCCCGACGTGAAAGCTCAAGCGGCCGCCTGGCAACAGTATCGCCAGACGCTGCGTGACCTGACCGGACAACCCGACTTTCCTTTCGACGTTCAATGGCCGGTCATGCCGGCCTGA
- a CDS encoding baseplate J/gp47 family protein has translation MSVTPIDLSQLPSPDIVETIDFETLLAERKARLVSLYPVADQTDVAAALELESEPMAILLQENAYREITLRQRVNDAARAVMLAYAMDGDLDQLAALFNIERLTIAPADPANNVPATMEGNTDLRARVQLAPQSFSVAGPEGAYVSHARNADGRVLDASATSPAPCEVLVTVLARDGDGTAPQDLLGTVAANLQADDVRPLTDRVTVQGAGIKPYAVIAELVFFSGPDRSVALAEARKRMAKYTSEMRKLGMEITLDGIYAAARPAGVQKVNLISPTAGIAVSKTEAAYCTLIDLRDGGVYANV, from the coding sequence ATGAGCGTGACCCCCATCGACCTGTCGCAACTGCCGTCCCCGGATATCGTCGAAACGATCGACTTCGAAACGCTGCTGGCCGAGCGCAAAGCGCGGCTCGTCTCGCTGTATCCGGTCGCCGATCAGACCGACGTTGCCGCCGCGCTCGAACTCGAGTCCGAGCCGATGGCGATTCTGCTGCAGGAGAACGCCTATCGCGAAATCACCTTGCGCCAGCGCGTCAATGACGCTGCGCGCGCGGTCATGCTCGCCTATGCGATGGACGGCGACCTCGACCAGCTCGCGGCCCTGTTCAACATCGAGCGGCTGACTATCGCCCCGGCTGATCCGGCGAACAACGTGCCGGCCACCATGGAAGGCAATACAGACTTGCGCGCCCGTGTGCAGCTCGCGCCGCAAAGTTTTTCCGTTGCCGGCCCTGAAGGCGCCTATGTATCGCATGCACGCAATGCAGATGGCCGCGTGCTGGATGCCTCGGCAACAAGCCCCGCGCCGTGCGAAGTGCTGGTAACGGTTCTCGCACGCGACGGCGACGGCACCGCGCCGCAGGATCTGCTCGGCACGGTCGCCGCCAACCTGCAGGCCGATGACGTTCGCCCGCTCACGGACAGGGTGACAGTGCAGGGCGCGGGTATCAAACCCTACGCGGTCATCGCCGAGCTGGTTTTCTTTTCCGGGCCGGATCGTTCGGTGGCGCTTGCTGAAGCCCGTAAGCGCATGGCGAAGTACACCAGCGAGATGCGCAAGCTCGGCATGGAAATCACGCTCGACGGCATCTATGCCGCAGCGCGGCCGGCCGGCGTGCAGAAGGTGAATCTGATCAGCCCGACCGCCGGCATCGCGGTATCGAAGACCGAAGCGGCGTATTGCACGCTGATCGATCTGCGCGACGGCGGGGTGTACGCCAATGTCTAA
- a CDS encoding phage tail sheath protein yields the protein MAQDYHHGVRVEEINQGTRPIRAVSTAIVGVVCTAEDADATAFPLDTPVLLTNVISALGKAGKKGTLYKTLNAIGKQTKPVTVVVRVAEGKDEAETTSNVIGKVTADGKYTGLKALRSAQASLGVKPRIVAAPMLDTQAVGTELAATAKALKGFAYIYAAGAKTKEEATAYRKQFSAREVMVIWPNFLAWDDNANQTVEVPATAYAVGLRALIDEATGWHKTLSNVAVSGVTGISLPVSWDLQDPDTDAGYLNEQDVTTLINRNGYRFWGSRTCSDDPLFAFENYTRTAQVLADTMAEAQMPVVDGPLNPSLARDIIESINGKFREWKSQGYLIDGSSWFDPEPNTTDVLKSGKSYIDYDYCPVPPLENLMLRQRITDRYLADFASRVTA from the coding sequence ATGGCGCAGGACTATCACCACGGCGTACGCGTCGAAGAAATCAACCAGGGCACGCGGCCGATCCGCGCTGTCTCGACGGCGATCGTCGGCGTCGTCTGCACGGCCGAAGATGCGGACGCTACCGCGTTCCCGCTCGATACGCCCGTGCTGCTGACGAACGTTATTTCCGCGCTCGGCAAGGCCGGCAAGAAAGGCACGCTTTACAAGACGCTGAACGCGATCGGCAAACAGACGAAGCCGGTTACGGTCGTCGTGCGCGTGGCCGAAGGCAAGGACGAAGCCGAAACGACCTCGAACGTCATCGGCAAGGTGACGGCCGATGGCAAGTACACCGGCCTCAAGGCGCTGCGTTCGGCACAGGCCTCGCTCGGCGTGAAGCCGCGCATTGTCGCCGCGCCCATGCTCGATACGCAGGCCGTGGGGACCGAGCTGGCCGCCACGGCGAAGGCGCTGAAAGGCTTCGCCTACATCTACGCCGCCGGCGCAAAGACGAAGGAAGAAGCCACGGCCTACCGCAAGCAGTTCAGCGCGCGCGAAGTCATGGTGATCTGGCCGAACTTTCTTGCGTGGGACGACAACGCCAACCAGACGGTCGAAGTCCCGGCCACGGCCTACGCCGTTGGTTTGCGTGCGCTTATCGACGAGGCGACCGGCTGGCACAAGACGCTTTCTAACGTCGCGGTTAGTGGCGTGACGGGTATCAGCCTGCCGGTTTCGTGGGATCTGCAAGATCCGGACACCGATGCCGGCTACCTCAACGAACAGGACGTGACGACGCTGATCAACCGGAACGGTTATCGCTTCTGGGGCTCGCGCACCTGCTCGGACGATCCGCTGTTCGCGTTCGAGAACTACACGCGCACCGCACAGGTGCTGGCCGACACGATGGCCGAAGCACAGATGCCGGTCGTCGACGGGCCGCTGAATCCGTCGCTCGCGCGCGACATTATCGAAAGCATCAACGGCAAGTTCCGCGAGTGGAAATCGCAGGGCTATCTGATCGACGGCTCGTCGTGGTTCGACCCGGAGCCGAACACGACCGACGTTCTCAAATCGGGCAAGTCGTACATCGACTATGACTATTGCCCGGTTCCGCCGCTCGAAAACCTGATGCTTCGCCAGCGCATCACCGACCGCTATCTCGCCGATTTCGCCTCACGCGTCACGGCCTAA